The following proteins are encoded in a genomic region of Synechococcus sp. CBW1002:
- the hisA gene encoding 1-(5-phosphoribosyl)-5-[(5-phosphoribosylamino)methylideneamino]imidazole-4-carboxamide isomerase, whose protein sequence is MQILPAIDLLAGQCVRLHQGDYDQVTRFSDDPVAQALAWQRQGAERLHLVDLDGARSGEPVNDGAVKAITAALDIPVQLGGGVRSLERAEELLACGLDRVILGTVAIEQPQLVLRLAERHPGRIVVGIDAKDGKVATRGWIEESTVEATALAQSFAGSGIAAIISTDIATDGTLAGPNLEALRAMADASQVPVIASGGIGCLEHVLSLLPLQALGVEGVILGRALYDGRLTLADALHAVGEGRLQDVPPLGTPFGLGGGVVA, encoded by the coding sequence ATGCAGATTCTCCCCGCCATCGACCTGCTGGCCGGTCAGTGCGTGCGGCTGCACCAGGGCGACTACGACCAGGTGACCCGCTTCAGCGACGACCCCGTGGCCCAGGCCCTCGCCTGGCAGCGCCAGGGAGCGGAGCGGCTGCATCTGGTCGATCTCGACGGCGCCCGCTCCGGCGAGCCGGTCAACGATGGGGCCGTCAAGGCGATCACCGCCGCCCTCGACATCCCGGTGCAGCTCGGCGGCGGCGTGCGCTCCCTGGAGCGGGCGGAGGAGCTGCTGGCCTGCGGCCTGGATCGGGTGATTCTGGGCACGGTGGCGATCGAGCAGCCGCAGCTGGTGCTGCGTCTGGCGGAGCGCCATCCCGGCCGGATCGTGGTGGGCATCGATGCCAAGGACGGCAAGGTCGCCACCCGCGGCTGGATCGAGGAGAGCACGGTCGAGGCCACGGCCCTGGCCCAGAGTTTCGCCGGCAGCGGCATCGCCGCGATCATCAGCACCGACATCGCCACCGATGGCACCTTGGCGGGCCCGAACCTGGAGGCCCTGCGCGCCATGGCGGACGCCAGCCAGGTGCCGGTGATCGCCTCCGGTGGCATCGGCTGCCTCGAACACGTGCTGTCGCTGCTGCCGCTGCAGGCCCTGGGGGTGGAGGGCGTGATCTTGGGCCGGGCCCTCTACGACGGGCGCCTCACCCTGGCCGATGCGCTGCACGCGGTTGGTGAGGGCAGGCTGCAGGACGTGCCACCGCTGGGGACACCGTTTGGCTTGGGTGGGGGCGTCGTCGCCTGA
- a CDS encoding HD-GYP domain-containing protein, with protein sequence MRSTPTPVPGASSSDEVQPQQVQPQEVQTPLPGLPLHLKSAGNALTQRLEQLHQQLLDLVPTIDRIACALYDPGTDLLKTFINSTRSGAAIAAYEFPLGGSRSLSELVRTRRHRVIDDIPSTIQAGNQHSNWLLEQDYRSSLTLPLFDNANFIGFLFYDSCQTAAFTPEVQRNLSLFSKLINMTISQEIGVVRSLLASASVARDFAQLRDFETGTHLERMAHYCRLIAKGVAPQFSLSDEFVEHVFLFAPLHDIGKIGIPDSILLKPGRLDAAEREVMKTHVNKGVAILERIIGQFALEELADSIVMRNIVAGHHERLDGSGYPAGLRAEEIPIEARIVAVADVLDALTSVRPYKQPWSVEQALTELERLVSEGSLDPDCVAVVRSQSDQVEAIRHRFAET encoded by the coding sequence ATGAGATCCACCCCCACTCCCGTCCCCGGGGCCTCGTCGTCGGACGAGGTTCAACCTCAACAGGTTCAACCACAAGAGGTTCAGACCCCTCTGCCTGGGTTGCCCCTGCATCTGAAGAGTGCGGGCAATGCGCTCACCCAACGGCTGGAGCAATTGCACCAGCAGCTCCTGGATCTGGTGCCGACCATTGATCGGATCGCCTGTGCTCTCTACGACCCAGGCACCGATCTGCTGAAGACGTTCATCAACAGCACCCGCAGCGGCGCAGCGATCGCAGCCTATGAATTCCCCCTGGGCGGCAGCAGATCCCTGAGCGAGTTAGTCCGAACCCGGCGGCACCGCGTGATCGACGACATCCCCAGCACAATCCAAGCCGGCAACCAGCATTCCAATTGGCTACTGGAGCAAGACTATCGATCCTCGTTAACACTTCCACTGTTTGACAATGCCAATTTCATCGGCTTCCTCTTCTACGACTCTTGCCAGACGGCTGCATTTACGCCGGAAGTACAGCGCAATCTTTCCTTATTCTCGAAGCTGATCAATATGACGATCTCCCAGGAGATCGGTGTGGTCCGCTCATTACTCGCTTCCGCCAGCGTGGCCAGGGATTTTGCCCAGCTGCGTGATTTCGAGACCGGCACCCATCTCGAACGCATGGCGCACTACTGCCGCCTGATTGCCAAGGGCGTCGCCCCGCAGTTCAGCCTGAGCGATGAGTTCGTTGAGCACGTCTTCCTGTTCGCCCCCCTGCACGACATCGGCAAGATCGGCATCCCAGACAGCATCCTGCTCAAGCCCGGACGTCTTGATGCTGCCGAAAGGGAGGTGATGAAGACCCATGTGAACAAGGGTGTCGCGATCCTTGAACGCATCATCGGACAGTTCGCCCTGGAGGAACTGGCCGATTCGATCGTGATGCGCAACATCGTGGCCGGCCATCACGAGCGCCTCGACGGATCGGGCTATCCCGCTGGCCTCAGGGCTGAGGAGATTCCGATCGAGGCGCGCATCGTGGCCGTGGCCGATGTCCTCGATGCCCTCACCAGCGTGCGGCCCTACAAACAGCCCTGGTCGGTGGAGCAAGCCCTGACCGAACTCGAGCGGTTGGTCAGCGAGGGCAGCCTGGATCCCGACTGTGTCGCGGTGGTGCGCAGCCAGAGCGACCAGGTGGAGGCCATCCGTCACCGCTTCGCTGAGACCTGA
- a CDS encoding NAD-dependent epimerase/dehydratase family protein: MKILVMGGTRFVGKPLVEQLIASGHALTLFTRGRNAVPAGVEHLVGDRTDPASLDQLRGRRFEVIVDSSGRTLSDSSAVIERTGAPSQRFVYVSSAGVYADSAQWPLDEESPTDPASRHAGKADTEAWLRQQGIPFTSFRPTYIVGPGNYNPVESWFFDRIVHDRPVPLPGDGSTITQLGHVNDLAAAMARCIEVEAATNRIYNCTGAKGVTFTGLVEAAARACGKDPAAVPIRSFDPAGLDPKARKAFPLRLNHFLTDIHRVCSELAWSPAHDLDQCLRDSFVNDYALRMPTSPDFSSDERLLAG; the protein is encoded by the coding sequence GTGAAGATCCTGGTGATGGGCGGAACCCGGTTCGTGGGCAAGCCCCTCGTGGAGCAGCTGATCGCCTCCGGCCATGCACTCACCCTGTTCACCCGCGGCAGGAATGCGGTGCCTGCCGGGGTGGAGCACCTGGTGGGTGACCGCACCGACCCGGCCAGCCTGGACCAGCTGCGGGGGCGCCGTTTCGAGGTGATCGTCGACAGTTCCGGCCGCACGCTCAGCGATTCCAGCGCCGTGATCGAGCGCACCGGTGCGCCCAGCCAACGCTTCGTTTATGTGAGCTCCGCCGGCGTCTACGCCGACAGCGCCCAGTGGCCCCTCGACGAGGAATCCCCCACCGATCCGGCCAGTCGTCACGCCGGCAAGGCCGACACCGAAGCCTGGTTGCGACAGCAGGGCATCCCCTTCACCAGCTTCCGGCCCACCTACATCGTGGGTCCCGGCAACTACAACCCCGTCGAGAGCTGGTTCTTTGATCGGATCGTGCACGATCGCCCGGTGCCACTGCCCGGCGATGGCAGCACCATCACCCAGCTGGGCCACGTCAACGACCTGGCCGCTGCCATGGCGCGCTGCATCGAGGTGGAGGCGGCCACCAACCGCATCTACAACTGCACGGGGGCCAAGGGCGTCACCTTCACCGGACTGGTGGAGGCGGCCGCCCGCGCCTGCGGCAAGGATCCCGCCGCCGTGCCGATCCGCAGCTTCGATCCCGCCGGTCTCGATCCCAAGGCGCGCAAGGCCTTTCCGCTGCGCCTCAACCATTTCCTCACCGACATCCACCGGGTCTGCTCCGAACTGGCCTGGAGCCCCGCCCACGACCTGGATCAGTGCCTCCGCGACAGCTTCGTGAACGATTACGCCCTGCGGATGCCCACCAGTCCCGATTTCAGTTCTGACGAGCGGCTGCTGGCCGGCTGA
- a CDS encoding CDP-alcohol phosphatidyltransferase family protein, translating to MASLRRAADALTVLRALLGLPLLLALAAGWQGLAWILLLLGGLSDAADGALARRAGGGSVWGARLDPLTDKILISAPLLWLGAAGTLPLWAVWLLLARELLISGWRAGQSSGGPASASGKAKTILQFAALLLLLWPETWSLAGVASPGLPLVLRQLGWWLFWPSLLLALSSALGYLVSRPAAARQN from the coding sequence ATGGCCTCCCTCCGGCGCGCTGCCGATGCCCTCACCGTGCTGCGGGCCCTGCTGGGGCTGCCCCTGCTGCTGGCCCTCGCGGCTGGCTGGCAGGGGCTGGCCTGGATCCTGCTGCTGCTGGGTGGCCTCAGCGATGCGGCCGATGGTGCCCTGGCCCGTCGGGCCGGCGGTGGCTCGGTGTGGGGCGCCCGCCTCGATCCCCTCACCGACAAGATCCTGATCAGCGCCCCCCTGCTCTGGCTGGGGGCCGCCGGAACCCTGCCGCTCTGGGCCGTGTGGCTGCTGCTGGCCCGCGAGCTGTTGATCTCCGGCTGGCGGGCCGGCCAGAGCAGCGGTGGACCCGCCTCGGCCTCCGGCAAGGCCAAGACGATCCTGCAGTTCGCCGCGCTGCTGCTGCTGCTCTGGCCCGAGACGTGGAGCCTGGCTGGGGTCGCCTCGCCGGGGTTGCCCCTGGTGCTGCGGCAGCTGGGCTGGTGGCTGTTCTGGCCCTCCCTGCTCCTGGCCCTCAGTTCAGCCCTGGGCTACCTGGTCAGCCGGCCAGCAGCCGCTCGTCAGAACTGA
- a CDS encoding CBS domain-containing protein, with protein MSAPVLSVGPDTPLQDAVQLMSQHHIGALAVVGTAGELVGELTEQDLMVRESGFDAGPYVMLLDAVIYLRNPLQWDKQVHQVLGSTVGEVMGRHPHHCPADLGLPAAARQLHESSTQRLFVLDADQRPVGVLTRGDVVRALAAVE; from the coding sequence ATGTCCGCGCCGGTGTTGAGCGTGGGCCCCGACACCCCCCTGCAGGATGCGGTGCAGCTGATGAGCCAGCACCACATCGGCGCCCTGGCGGTGGTGGGCACCGCTGGCGAGCTGGTGGGTGAGCTCACCGAGCAGGATCTGATGGTGCGCGAGAGCGGTTTCGATGCCGGGCCCTATGTGATGTTGCTCGATGCGGTGATCTACCTGCGCAATCCCCTGCAATGGGACAAACAGGTGCATCAGGTGCTCGGCAGCACCGTGGGGGAGGTGATGGGCCGCCATCCCCACCATTGCCCCGCCGATCTGGGCCTGCCCGCCGCGGCACGCCAACTGCATGAGAGCAGCACCCAACGGCTGTTCGTGCTCGATGCCGACCAGCGGCCGGTGGGAGTGCTCACCCGTGGCGACGTGGTGCGGGCTCTGGCGGCGGTGGAATGA
- the pdeM gene encoding ligase-associated DNA damage response endonuclease PdeM, giving the protein MTVFQWGQHQLLFLGDKAVWDPRQGLLLVADLHLGKAETFQAHGIPLPSDGDGATLNALLALAHRWRPRRVVVLGDLIHSRLGLTAELRQKLAALPQLLGCPLQLIGGNHERGSWIDGLPQEPAQAAGALWLSHEPDPRPGRLNLCGHLHPVALLGRRGDRLRLPCFAYDPQGQRLALPSFGQLTGGHPRPQGEQLWLVAEGTVVPPTLIPPPPEPAPRRHG; this is encoded by the coding sequence ATGACCGTCTTTCAGTGGGGCCAGCACCAGCTGCTGTTCCTGGGGGACAAGGCGGTGTGGGATCCGCGGCAGGGCCTGCTGCTGGTGGCGGATCTGCACCTGGGCAAGGCCGAGACCTTCCAGGCCCATGGCATCCCGCTGCCCAGCGATGGTGATGGCGCCACCCTCAACGCCCTGCTGGCCCTGGCCCATCGCTGGCGGCCCCGCCGGGTGGTGGTGCTGGGGGATCTGATCCACAGCCGCCTTGGGCTCACCGCCGAGTTGCGCCAGAAGCTGGCCGCCCTGCCGCAGCTGCTGGGCTGCCCCCTGCAGCTGATCGGCGGCAACCACGAACGGGGCAGCTGGATCGATGGGCTGCCCCAGGAGCCCGCCCAGGCGGCAGGCGCCCTGTGGCTCAGCCACGAACCCGATCCGCGGCCGGGACGGCTCAACCTCTGCGGTCATCTGCATCCGGTGGCGCTGCTGGGCCGGCGTGGCGATCGCCTGCGCTTGCCCTGCTTCGCCTACGACCCCCAGGGCCAGCGGCTGGCTCTTCCCTCCTTCGGGCAGTTGACGGGCGGTCATCCCCGTCCCCAGGGTGAGCAGCTCTGGCTCGTGGCCGAAGGGACCGTGGTTCCGCCAACGCTCATTCCACCGCCGCCAGAGCCCGCACCACGTCGCCACGGGTGA
- a CDS encoding 4Fe-4S binding protein encodes MSSPSPATADSTACLLKLAPFVQGRVRRGIVGSSRYAQRLRDDIRKAAADPLAPPVLISGEPGLEKDNIAALIHFGSRRRTQLLVRFNGALLRPDGSDLFGPASGQGEGSVLDCLGDGSLLIDQVDLVDPQLLPALLELARTGNWRGPSESAPVHHFSGRVFFTAEAPVPGFEGLGAQIRVPPLRVRRKDLGEWLRYGVRQRTRKLGWKQPPEVSETVVKRLQTYDFPNNLRELDGLIARALRQCSAQQPAELPEDVFWTGPSHRYQGLRFDLWRWKPRLRDLMRSPRLWNGLLFGLVSWVFVLVNLWLWLGPQDRASNGGLNLFWAWWWPLILLGYPLVGRLWCSFCPFMVWGEIVQRLGRRLGLKPRPWPRGDTDRWGAPVLAAGFAAILLWEELADLPNTAWLSSCLLLLITAGAVVCSLLFEKRFWCRYLCPVGGMNGLFAKLSILELRAQVGTCSGSCSTYACFKGGPAEGEGMATGGCPVGTHPAHLADNRNCVLCLTCAQACPHRSVQLRLRPPAADIQRSMAPPAGETGLILVLAGGVTLTYWSKLLGWLPLAPLSLQSGPLLPRLAFASLALALPAAAFLATRWLAVPLRRQRVLYGLLPLLWALLLARYLPLGMVEAGQLLPVSLTPLAPDLAATLPGWSADPHVITFCQSLVGVVGVVGSWVLQRRLRQADRWRWLLGPLLVLGLGAGGRWLVALP; translated from the coding sequence GTGTCTTCGCCGTCTCCCGCCACGGCCGACAGCACCGCCTGCCTGCTGAAACTGGCGCCCTTCGTGCAGGGCCGGGTGCGGCGCGGCATCGTCGGCAGCAGCCGCTACGCCCAGCGCCTTCGCGACGACATCCGCAAGGCGGCGGCCGATCCCCTGGCGCCCCCCGTCCTGATCAGCGGCGAACCGGGTTTGGAGAAGGACAACATCGCGGCCCTGATCCATTTCGGATCGCGCCGTCGCACCCAGCTGCTGGTGCGCTTCAACGGCGCCCTGCTGCGGCCCGATGGCTCGGATCTGTTCGGTCCTGCCAGTGGCCAGGGGGAGGGCAGCGTGCTCGATTGCCTGGGGGACGGGTCCCTGCTGATCGACCAGGTGGATCTGGTCGACCCGCAGCTGCTGCCGGCCCTGCTCGAACTGGCCCGCACGGGCAACTGGCGGGGGCCGAGCGAATCGGCGCCCGTGCACCACTTCAGCGGCCGGGTGTTCTTCACCGCCGAGGCGCCGGTGCCGGGCTTCGAGGGCCTCGGGGCCCAGATCCGGGTTCCGCCCCTGCGGGTGCGGCGCAAGGACCTGGGTGAATGGCTGCGCTACGGCGTGCGGCAGCGGACCCGCAAGCTTGGCTGGAAGCAGCCACCGGAGGTCTCCGAAACGGTGGTGAAGCGGCTGCAGACCTACGACTTCCCCAACAACCTGCGCGAACTCGATGGCCTGATCGCCCGGGCCCTGCGCCAGTGCAGTGCCCAGCAACCGGCCGAATTACCGGAAGATGTGTTCTGGACCGGCCCCAGCCATCGCTATCAGGGTCTGCGCTTCGACCTCTGGCGCTGGAAGCCGAGGCTGCGTGACCTGATGCGATCCCCACGGCTCTGGAACGGCCTGTTGTTCGGCCTGGTCAGCTGGGTGTTCGTGCTGGTGAACCTCTGGCTGTGGCTGGGCCCCCAGGACCGGGCCAGCAACGGCGGGCTCAACCTGTTCTGGGCCTGGTGGTGGCCCCTGATCCTGCTGGGTTACCCCCTGGTGGGCCGGCTCTGGTGCTCCTTCTGCCCCTTCATGGTCTGGGGCGAGATCGTGCAGCGGCTGGGGCGTCGCCTCGGCCTGAAGCCACGCCCCTGGCCTCGCGGCGACACGGATCGCTGGGGGGCACCGGTTCTGGCGGCCGGCTTTGCCGCGATCCTGCTCTGGGAGGAACTGGCCGACCTGCCCAATACGGCCTGGCTGAGCAGCTGCCTGCTGTTGTTGATCACCGCCGGCGCGGTGGTCTGCTCGCTGCTGTTCGAGAAACGCTTCTGGTGCCGCTACCTCTGCCCGGTGGGAGGCATGAACGGCCTGTTCGCCAAGCTCTCGATCCTGGAACTGCGCGCCCAGGTGGGCACCTGCAGCGGCAGCTGCAGCACCTACGCCTGCTTCAAGGGCGGCCCCGCCGAAGGCGAGGGGATGGCCACCGGCGGCTGCCCAGTGGGCACCCATCCGGCCCACCTGGCTGACAACCGCAATTGCGTGCTCTGCCTCACCTGCGCCCAGGCCTGCCCGCACCGCTCGGTGCAGCTGCGCCTGCGCCCCCCCGCCGCAGACATCCAGCGCAGCATGGCGCCACCGGCCGGTGAGACCGGCCTGATCCTGGTGCTGGCGGGTGGCGTGACCCTCACCTACTGGTCGAAGCTGCTGGGCTGGCTGCCGCTGGCGCCCCTGTCACTGCAGAGCGGCCCGCTGCTGCCCCGGCTGGCCTTCGCGAGCCTGGCCCTGGCCCTGCCTGCCGCCGCCTTCCTGGCCACGCGTTGGCTAGCCGTGCCGCTGCGGCGCCAGCGGGTGCTCTACGGCCTGCTACCCCTGCTCTGGGCGTTGCTGCTGGCCCGCTACCTGCCGCTGGGCATGGTCGAGGCTGGCCAGCTGCTGCCGGTGAGCCTGACGCCGCTGGCGCCGGATCTGGCGGCAACCCTGCCGGGCTGGAGTGCCGATCCGCACGTGATCACCTTCTGCCAGAGCCTGGTGGGGGTGGTGGGGGTGGTGGGGTCGTGGGTGCTGCAGCGCCGCCTGCGCCAGGCAGACCGCTGGCGCTGGCTGCTGGGTCCCCTGCTGGTGCTGGGCCTCGGTGCGGGCGGTCGCTGGTTGGTGGCTTTGCCCTGA
- a CDS encoding gamma-glutamylcyclotransferase, with translation MDDISRSTDYPSRAATPGLQAVFVYGTLLRGHRNHGWLAGARFLGRGCLGGAVLYDLGPFPMAVEMDGCFPVASPSASASPSSPTPSTENGVIHGEVYAVNEAQLGDLDRLEGVPRLYRRQRLVLLDGREVWVYLGRARQVRHVAPIPDGRWRGPRQSRGTRRSPVTPLALSGWLALGLGFMPSPVHADSRHDCQLWRGSSGSHRAIVGNRLGAEHLLTKDHKLAQTPTDQPVALYRRSDLERLCRGY, from the coding sequence ATGGACGACATCAGCAGGTCAACGGATTATCCCAGTCGCGCTGCCACCCCTGGCCTGCAGGCCGTCTTCGTCTACGGAACACTGCTGCGGGGCCATCGGAACCATGGCTGGCTGGCTGGAGCTCGGTTTCTGGGCCGGGGGTGCCTCGGTGGAGCTGTTCTCTATGACCTTGGCCCCTTCCCGATGGCTGTTGAGATGGATGGCTGCTTCCCTGTCGCCTCGCCCAGCGCATCCGCGTCGCCATCATCCCCAACCCCCTCAACCGAAAACGGGGTCATCCACGGGGAGGTCTATGCCGTGAATGAGGCTCAGCTTGGCGATCTCGATCGGCTGGAAGGTGTGCCGCGGCTCTATCGGCGCCAGCGACTTGTTCTGCTGGATGGTCGAGAGGTGTGGGTCTATCTCGGACGGGCCCGGCAGGTGCGGCATGTGGCGCCGATTCCCGATGGCCGTTGGCGCGGACCTCGCCAATCCCGGGGGACGCGGCGCTCACCCGTCACGCCGCTGGCGCTGTCGGGATGGTTGGCGTTGGGGCTTGGGTTCATGCCCAGCCCGGTCCATGCCGACAGCCGCCACGACTGCCAGCTCTGGAGGGGGAGCAGCGGCAGCCATCGGGCGATCGTGGGTAACCGGCTCGGCGCTGAGCATCTGCTCACCAAGGATCACAAGCTGGCCCAGACCCCCACGGATCAGCCCGTGGCGCTCTATCGCCGCAGTGATCTCGAGCGCCTCTGCCGTGGCTACTGA
- a CDS encoding CHASE domain-containing protein, whose product MTDSEPPLEATSEVPFWRQRHFVYQVLPQVVFSLSLLLTAVAVESARQRGIKEHLRLEKALADDIRDAVERRFEVNTALLSSVVGLFNASEDVERQEFQSFFREIAGTATNLRGIQGVGFSRLIPEGQLKPFLNSMRSKGRSDFRVFPEGRRQIYTTIEFLQPSDWRNERAVGYDMYSNPVRREAMKRAALTGLPSLSGRVKLLQENSDDVQAGELLYLPIFRDGSRMHVKGVFSPAGRGDAAFKDLLGWAYSPLRMADLVQAALVPIRNPYLRRASFALYDGSLATPSELLFSQSAGRVLTQQADGSGTPDLKYASFSRFNVGGRTFLLGVQLGRTSGQFWGLNAIAWITLAIGVVFSSAICGITWLLVRNHRLVLNQLTISQARNRERALAATVFEQSSYGITITDSDARLISCNQAFSQLTGYSRQELLGQNMSILKSNRHDKAFFRQLWECLQHQGRWEGEIWNRLKNGELRRHELTIKAVCNDGEQLICYVGMLHDISDRYRQEAEIRFQARHDYLTGLPNRAELIVQMDQALARAKRYGLRVALVFLDLDGFKPINDQLGHATGDRVLKTVAARLQLVIRESDTLARQGGDEFVLLIPQASDQNGLITLAHKLQEQVELPIPELEGLPLSVSIGIALFPDHAASAEQLLHLADQAMYQAKQQRQGSSGHVAIATPDAGEAMPSQRPA is encoded by the coding sequence ATGACGGATAGCGAACCCCCTCTGGAGGCAACGAGCGAAGTTCCGTTCTGGAGACAACGACACTTTGTCTATCAGGTGTTGCCGCAGGTTGTTTTCTCCCTAAGTCTGTTGCTCACGGCCGTGGCCGTGGAGTCTGCACGACAGCGGGGGATCAAGGAGCATCTCCGCCTCGAAAAGGCGCTGGCAGATGATATCCGGGACGCGGTCGAACGGCGTTTTGAGGTCAATACGGCTCTGCTCTCCTCGGTGGTGGGCTTGTTCAACGCCTCAGAGGATGTGGAACGGCAGGAGTTTCAGAGCTTCTTCCGTGAGATCGCAGGAACGGCAACCAATCTCAGAGGGATTCAAGGAGTTGGCTTTTCGCGATTGATTCCAGAAGGCCAACTCAAGCCCTTCTTGAATAGCATGCGATCGAAAGGGCGCAGCGATTTTCGCGTATTCCCTGAGGGCCGGCGACAAATTTATACCACAATTGAGTTTCTTCAGCCAAGCGACTGGCGTAATGAGCGAGCAGTCGGCTATGACATGTATAGCAACCCTGTGCGGCGTGAGGCGATGAAGCGTGCCGCGCTGACGGGGCTCCCCTCTCTTTCTGGGAGGGTGAAACTTCTTCAGGAAAATTCAGACGATGTCCAGGCAGGGGAGCTGCTTTATCTGCCCATCTTTCGTGATGGCAGTCGCATGCACGTCAAGGGTGTGTTTTCCCCGGCAGGACGTGGAGATGCTGCGTTCAAGGACTTGCTCGGTTGGGCTTACTCCCCCCTGCGGATGGCTGATCTGGTCCAGGCTGCACTGGTGCCGATCAGGAACCCCTATCTCCGCCGAGCCAGCTTTGCATTGTACGACGGCAGTCTTGCGACACCAAGTGAACTGTTGTTCAGTCAGTCGGCTGGACGGGTGTTAACCCAGCAGGCGGATGGGTCTGGTACTCCCGATTTGAAGTATGCCTCCTTCTCGAGATTCAATGTTGGCGGCAGGACCTTTCTGCTTGGCGTTCAGTTGGGTCGAACCAGTGGACAATTCTGGGGGCTCAATGCCATCGCCTGGATCACCCTTGCGATTGGTGTTGTTTTCAGCAGCGCCATCTGCGGGATCACCTGGCTGCTTGTCCGGAATCATCGGTTGGTGCTGAATCAGCTGACCATCTCGCAGGCCCGCAACCGGGAGCGGGCCCTGGCGGCCACTGTCTTCGAGCAATCGTCGTATGGCATCACCATCACCGATTCAGATGCAAGACTGATATCCTGCAATCAGGCCTTTTCTCAACTCACGGGCTATAGCCGGCAAGAGTTGCTTGGCCAAAATATGAGCATCCTCAAGTCCAACCGGCATGACAAAGCTTTCTTTCGACAGCTCTGGGAGTGCCTTCAGCATCAGGGTCGCTGGGAAGGAGAGATCTGGAACCGCCTGAAGAATGGCGAGTTGAGGCGGCATGAACTCACCATCAAGGCGGTCTGCAACGACGGTGAACAACTGATTTGTTATGTGGGGATGTTGCACGACATCAGCGATCGCTACAGGCAGGAGGCTGAGATTCGTTTCCAGGCTCGGCATGACTACCTCACAGGCCTGCCCAATCGCGCCGAGCTGATTGTTCAGATGGATCAGGCCTTGGCCCGGGCCAAGCGCTATGGCTTGCGGGTGGCGCTGGTGTTCCTGGATCTCGATGGCTTCAAGCCCATCAATGATCAGCTCGGCCATGCCACAGGCGATCGTGTGCTCAAGACCGTGGCGGCACGCCTTCAGCTGGTGATCCGTGAAAGCGACACCCTGGCCAGGCAGGGTGGTGATGAATTCGTGTTGCTGATTCCCCAGGCTTCCGATCAGAACGGACTGATCACGCTGGCGCACAAACTGCAGGAGCAGGTGGAGTTGCCCATCCCCGAGCTGGAGGGGCTACCGCTGTCTGTGAGCATCGGTATCGCCCTGTTTCCGGACCATGCCGCCAGCGCTGAGCAGTTGCTCCACCTGGCGGATCAGGCCATGTATCAGGCCAAGCAACAACGTCAGGGCTCCAGTGGACATGTCGCCATCGCAACCCCCGACGCAGGGGAAGCGATGCCATCGCAACGCCCTGCCTGA